A genomic stretch from Myxococcales bacterium includes:
- the glpK gene encoding glycerol kinase GlpK, with the protein MALDQGTTSSRAILFDASGRAAAIDQYEFEQHFPKPGWVEHDANEIWESQLRAARGVLEKAGAKASDIAAIGITNQRETTVIWERDSCRPIHPAIVWQSRQTAAICDELRARGLEDEVKARTGLLIDAYFSGSKIRFILDAVDGAQKRAEAGELCFGTVDTWLLYKLTHGRVHATEYSNASRTLLYNIHELDWDDLLLDALNVPRAMLPEVKDSSGVFGEIDAEWLGVEIPVSGIAGDQQAALFGQGCVEPGLAKNTYGTGCFALMNTGTKAAVSKTGLVTTLAWGLGGRVEYALEGSIFVAGAAVQWLRDGLGLIETAADSEAAAAAVPDTGGVYLVPAFVGLGAPYWDERARGALVGITRGTDRNHIIRATLESIAYQTRDVMDCMAQDSGIPSKTLRVDGGACQNNFLMQFQADILGVDVERPAVLEITALGAAALAGLAVGFWDDRTQLDQATGQRTTFTPTFSEDQRESLYAGWKRAVKRSMHWAEA; encoded by the coding sequence ATGGCTCTGGATCAGGGCACGACTTCGTCTCGGGCTATTCTCTTCGATGCCAGCGGTCGCGCGGCCGCGATCGATCAATACGAATTCGAACAACACTTTCCGAAGCCGGGCTGGGTCGAGCACGACGCAAACGAAATCTGGGAAAGTCAGCTGCGAGCCGCGCGTGGCGTGCTGGAAAAGGCCGGTGCCAAGGCCTCCGACATCGCCGCGATCGGCATTACCAATCAACGCGAAACTACTGTGATCTGGGAGCGCGACAGCTGCAGGCCGATTCACCCCGCGATCGTCTGGCAATCCCGACAAACGGCGGCCATCTGTGATGAACTTCGGGCGCGGGGCCTCGAAGACGAGGTGAAGGCCCGCACGGGCTTGTTGATCGACGCCTATTTCTCCGGCAGCAAGATTCGCTTCATCCTCGATGCGGTCGATGGCGCACAGAAGCGCGCCGAGGCGGGCGAACTCTGCTTCGGCACCGTGGACACCTGGCTGCTCTACAAACTCACCCATGGCCGTGTCCACGCGACCGAGTATTCGAATGCCTCGCGCACCTTGCTCTACAACATTCACGAACTCGACTGGGACGATCTCCTGCTCGACGCCCTCAATGTGCCCCGGGCAATGCTTCCCGAAGTCAAGGATTCGAGCGGAGTCTTTGGCGAGATCGATGCTGAATGGTTGGGTGTGGAGATTCCCGTCTCCGGCATCGCGGGTGATCAACAGGCGGCTCTATTCGGACAAGGCTGCGTCGAACCCGGACTCGCGAAGAACACGTATGGGACGGGTTGCTTCGCCCTGATGAACACGGGAACGAAAGCCGCGGTATCCAAAACCGGACTCGTCACCACCCTTGCCTGGGGACTCGGCGGTCGCGTCGAATACGCTCTCGAAGGCAGCATTTTCGTTGCGGGGGCCGCGGTGCAGTGGTTGCGCGACGGCCTGGGGCTGATCGAGACGGCTGCAGATTCCGAGGCCGCAGCCGCAGCCGTTCCCGACACCGGAGGCGTGTATCTCGTCCCGGCCTTCGTCGGCCTGGGGGCTCCGTATTGGGACGAGCGCGCCCGGGGCGCACTGGTCGGGATCACCCGAGGTACGGATAGAAACCACATCATCCGCGCCACCCTGGAATCGATCGCCTACCAGACTCGAGATGTGATGGACTGCATGGCGCAAGATTCCGGCATCCCGTCTAAGACCCTGCGCGTCGACGGTGGTGCCTGCCAGAACAATTTCTTGATGCAGTTCCAGGCGGATATCCTGGGGGTCGATGTCGAACGGCCCGCAGTGTTGGAGATCACCGCGCTCGGCGCTGCGGCGTTGGCAGGCTTGGCCGTGGGGTTCTGGGACGATCGAACGCAGCTCGACCAGGCCACAGGACAGCGCACAACATTCACACCCACGTTCAGTGAAGATCAACGTGAGAGTCTCTACGCAGGTTGGAAACGGGCGGTCAAACGTTCGATGCATTGGGCGGAGGCTTGA